The genomic DNA CCGCCGCGGCATCGTGCCGATCAGCCTGACGCAGGACTCGTCCGGTCCAATGGCGCGAACTGTGAGAGACGTCGCGCTGCTCCTTGAGGTCATCGCGGGCACGGACCCGGGCGACCCATGGTCAGCCGATGCCGACGCGAACAAGGCTGATTACGTCGCGGCCCTGAGCACCGAAGCGCTGCAGGGTAAGCGCCTCGGTTTTCTAAGGCCGACCGGCAGCAGCGCGGAGTCGGTCGGTCCTTTGTTCGACGCGGCCCTCGAGGTTCTTTCGGCTCAGGGAGCGGACTTGGTGGAGCTTCCCGGGGACGCGCTGGTCGATACCAGGCCCGAGATGCGTGTCATTCTGCTGCAAGACTTCAAGGTTGACCTGAACGCCTACCTTCGAGGGACGCCGAGCACGGTATCGGTGCGCACGCTGGCCGACCTCATCGATTTCAGCAGAAACGACCCGCGCGAAAGCATGCATAGCATGGAGTACTGGGAAGACGCCCAGGCGACAGACGGCGGACGCCAGAATCCCAACTACATCGCAAGCTTGGAGGCCGGCAAGCGCCTGGCGCAGGAAGACGGCATCGATCGGCTCTTGAGAGAGTACGATGTCGATGCGCTCGTGACGCCAACCGGTGCTCCGGCGGCGGTACTTCAGCCGGACGGTACTCCCGGCCCCGGACCGATCCCAGAGGGCGCGCGAGGCACTCGGCCTCCTTCACTCACCGCCACGGCTGCCGTGGCAGGATATCCGCTGATTTCGGTGCCCATGGGGCTCGTGGACGGATTGCCGATCGGTCTCTCGTTCGTGGGCACTGCATGGACCGAGGCTGTGCTGATCTCACTCGCCTACGACTACGAACAAGCGTCGATGTCGCGCATTCCCCCGCCGATGGCCATCACCAGTCGGCGGTCCAGTAACTGAGCGGTGCGATACCTGACGAGATCAATCGCCCCTGACTTATGCGCACCCAAGAGCTTAATGCTGCGGTCTTATGATGACCCGAGCCAGGCTCGGCAGGTCGGGTAGAAGCTCATCCTCGCCCGCCGGGATCCCGCCGAAAGCCAGCATGTACGCAAGGGCGTCGACGTACTCCTGCTCGGTCATCGACTCCGGATTGTCTTCCGGCATCGTCGCCCTCGTGTACGCGAACAGGGTCGCAAGTGATCTGTCCTCCCAGACGCGGAGGAATCTTGCCCGCGCCAAGGGGGGGGTCGAGCGCATGTCCGGGTCGTCCGGCGCACCATTCAATCTGTGGCCATGACACCAGCCGCAGGCACCCGCGTACACCGCCTCACCGCGGCCGGCCTGTGCTTCGGTGAACACGCCGTCCCAGACTGATACCACGGGACCGGCATCCTCCAGCCCCTTCAGCACCTCGGCTACTTCTTCGGTAGTCACGCTCCGAGAGCCGTTCGCCCACGCCTCGCGGACGTAGTTCACCAATCCGGTGATCTCGTCGGCGGTCAGCCCGGGAAACGGGGGCATGTGCTCTTTGCCCAAGCGGATGGTGCGGACGACCCTCAGCGGGTCCTCAAGCTGGTCACTGCCGCTCAAGGCCGGAAAGGCCGGCGGATCACCGGCGCCCGAGTCCTGATGGCAGAGCGCGCACTTCTCTTCGTAGAGTTGCTGGCCCTGGCCCAACAAGACCGCGCCGGCCGCTTGTTGTGCACCGGCACCCGGGCTGATCACGAGGGCAAGCCCCAGGACCCCGGCCACGAGTTTCAGCATCAGCTGGACGGCTCTTCGACCGCATGCGTGCCGGCGATGTAGCCGTGCACGTGACCCTTGCCCAAGCCATGCTTGTTGAAGCCGCCGACAGCCTCGCCTCCCGCATACAGACCGGGAATCACCTTGCCCTGCATATCCACGACCTGCTGACGGCCGTTGACCCTCAGCCCCCCGTAGGAGTCGTGCCAGATCACCATGATCGAGAGCGCGTAGAACGGCGGAGTCCCGATGCGATTCATGGGGGCATCGACCTCGCGTTCGAATTCGGGGTCGGTGCCTGATTCCACGTAACCGTTCCAGGTGGTCACCGTCTCCGCGAGGTAGTTCAGCGGTACACGTTGAAATTCGTGATCCGCCTCGACCTTTGCGGCCAACTCGTCGATGGTATCGGCCTGGAAGTAGTAGCCGTTGTCCGAGACGAAGGGGTAACGGAGCTCCCACCCGTTGCGATCGACCGCATCTTGATCGAAAATCGCCCAAATCGGCCCCGAGTAGTACTCAGGAGCCTCAGACCCTTCGTTGAGTGCCAGGGCGGCATGGACGCCGTGGTCGTAGTTGTACATGTCACGGACCCACTCCTTGCGACAATTCCGCCAATCGACCGGCGTGTGGTCGAGCCCCCGCCCTGGGGCACCCCGATCGCCGGGGTACGCGCTCGGGCCTGGCCTCGCCGGGAGACGGACTTCGTTGAAGAAGCGCTTCCCGACCTGATTCACGGCGATGAACTCTTCGAAGCCCGAGCTGCCCACGTTGAAACCCGCTGAGCCGCGGAAACCGAACGTGGGGTGTCCGGGCATCATCCCGGTATAGGCGTCGCGCGTACCAAGGCGCGTCGAGACGTGAAACGTGGTGTAATACGAGAGATTCTGCTGCATCCCAGCCAGATTCGCGCCGACCCTCAAGCCGGCGACAAGCGCCGATCCGTCCTGACCTCCCGGGCCTAGCAACGCCCGACCACTCGTCGGAAAGGCCGGCTCGCGCATGGCCGGATAGAACATGCTGCGGACCTCGGGGTTCCCGGCGTGGCCGCCGCTGGCGAGGATGACGGCCTGGCGGGCCCTGATGTTCACGGTTTCACGTCGCTCATCGATGTTGCCGTTCTGCCAGAGGCCCTGAAGGATCTCGCCGGTCTCAGGGTGATACCGGGGAGAATAGTGTGCCCTTATGCCGAGAACCCGGCCCGAGAAGGGTTGCTCGCGAACGATCTCGTCGAAGCGGCGGTGCAGCATGAAGTCGACGCCCTTCTCACGGGCAGAGAACTCCAGCGGCCGGGAGAGCGCGGCACCATTGGTCACCGCGTTGGGTCCGACCATACGGCTCGCGTTGTTCATCCGCAGGGGAGAGAACGCACTCGATCGTTCTCGATCGGCCACGCCCGCGTCCTCCGCGGTGACGGTTCCCGCCTTCATGTCCGTCACGTCGCCCAGCATGAGGAAGCAGTTGGCCAGCCGTGCGCGTGACAACCCTCCCCCGCCGTGCGTGCTGCTGACCCTCGAGAAGCGGACATAATTGTCGATCAGGAACTGTCGGGTCGCCGGACAGTTCTCGGCCCAAGCACGAGCCAACTCGGGCTCGTTGTAGCGATAGGGGGCCTGCCCCTTGGGGTCGAGAACCGACCAGTCAGTGAGATCCGTGAACAGGATCTCGACACTGTCATCCAGTTCTTCCGGGTCCTCGATAGGGTCGACCGTGATAAGTCCCTCCCGGTCGCTCTCCCCTCTCATGTCTCTCTGCTGAACCGGGTCGCCGCCGCCGAGCGACATCCGGGCCGCACTATGCAGCATGCGGCCGCCGAGGTCGAAATTCTGATCGACCACCAGCACACTGGCCCCGCGATCAACCGCGCGAATGGCCGCAGTCAGGCCCGCGCACCCGCCCCCCGCGATGACGACGTCCACCTCATAGTCCCAGACGACCTGCCCGGAGGCACCCGCGGGGACCTGCGCCTGCGCTTCAGTCGGCTCGAAGAGAGCCGCGGATCCCAATCCGGCGGCGACCCCTGTTTTGACGAAATCGCGGCGGTTCAGCCCATCCTCGTTCTCGAGCGTCGAGTCCTGCGACGGACGGTCGTCTTTCGTTGCCACCTGTAGTCCTCCCCAATGGTCGCCAAGCGTGATTGCTCATCGATCCGGCCAAGGGACATCTTGAGATGACCCTTGAAGCGAGCCTGACCGAACAAGCCACCGACCCGGAATGAAGACCCAAAGGCCGGGACGTTCGACCACGCTAGGTAGGGATGCAGGCCTCCTGCAAGCGGCCCATCCTATTCGCGGTAGAGATTGCGACTCTCGGTTCAGCTCATCGCACGCGCCCGCGGACTGCCCGCCCCGGACGAGCAGCAGTTACCTCACCCAACTCGACCACCACTTCGCCCGCAATGATCACCCATGCGATACCGGTCGAGGGGATCGTCGCGTCCAGGTATGTCGAGCGGTCAATCACGGTCGCAGGATCAAAGATCGTAATGTCTGCGTCGGCGCCGACCTGGAGGCGCCCTTTGCTGGCCATCGACTCCACCGTGGCTTCGAGCCGTCGAGCTGGCTCGATGGTCATCTTTCGGATCGCCTCGGGAAGAGACAAAACACCCTCATCCCGGACATACTGCCCAAGTACCTTCGAGTACGATCCGGAAGTGCGTGGATGGCCACGGCCGTCGACGATAAAGCCGTCGCTCGCGATCATCGTTAGCGGACTCACCACAGCTTTTCGGGTTACCTCCTCCGTGCGGCCGTGAATGATGACTGCCCCGCCCTCTTCCCGAGCCTGCGCGAATGTTTCTCGAGTGGCCCGTTCTCCCGAGGAGACGAGTTGGTGGAGCTCGAAGCGCTCTTCGGGCCAACTCTCCCAGTCGTCAAAGAGTGCCGACTGGATCTCGGTCATCCCCGCGCCATACGGATAGGTCTCGGTGGTAACATCTTGACCGGCATCCACTGCAGTTTGCACGCCGTCCAAAAAGGCGTCGATATCATCGCCCGCGCTTGAATTTATATGTACAAAGTGGAGCGACACTCCAGTCCGGCGTGCGGCGGCGACGGTGGAGTCGAAGCCCGAGAGACCACCGCGCATATGGATGTGAGCGCTTGCGCCAGATTCGGCTGCCACGCCGAACATTCGTTCGATTTCGGACATCTCGGCTCCGGGCGTGTAGGCACTGCCGAAGCCGACCGCCACTGCTCCCTGATCCAGGCCCTCACGAATACGGCGCTCCATTTCGTCGAGCTGTTCCGCCGTGATACTCCCCGAGCCTCCGATACCAGCGGGCAGAATCCCCGCCCCGGGATCTCCAAGAAGCTCCATGCGCACCCCAATGTGCCCAATGCTCGCACCGTAGTTGACGATCTGCCCCCCCTCACGGTCCGCGTAGAAACCATGGATGTCGGCTGTGCCGACCTCCAGCTCCAGGGCAGTCGTCACCCCGTCTCGGACCATGTACGAGTAGGCTTCTTCGCTCTGCCCGTGCTCATGCAGATCGATGAATCCCGGTGAGACGACATGTCCGGTCGCGTCGATCGTGCGTCTGCCGGTCAGCTCGCCCTCAACGATCGAGGCGACCTTACCATCGCGGATGCCCACGGAGCGCACCCCATCGAGTCCCGACTCAGGATCGATCACACGACCGTGTGTGATGACCAGATCAAAGTTGTCGGCATCCTCTCCGCCGCACGCGGTCAGCATTACGCATGTGAGGGCCAATTGCACCAGCCGCTGAAGCTTCACGTTGTTCCTCCGGTAGACTCGTCCGACCCTCGTGACGGATTCGTAATCGACACTCACCGAGTGACCGCGAGGATCCATGCGCAGAAGATGCGAATCAGATCTTCGATCCGCGAGCACTCGTGAATTTTTCAAGAGACGAGGGCGTCACGACCGACGCGCATCACATGACGGCGAATTGTGATTTTTACCCAAACATCCTGGAAGTCGTCCGTGATCGAAGTATCAACCACACGATCGAACAGCTGAGTGCGAGCCCTCGACCGGCTAGCTCACCACCCGCCGGTTCTGTATCACCTTCTGCATGTACTTCTCGAAGAAGAATTTCTGGATGTCCATCATGTCGATCTCGCGGCCCTGGATGTAGGACTGCTCGATATCACTCGTCATATCCAGAGGGGTCCCCGTGGTAATCAGGAGTGTCGCCTGCTTGCCGGGCTCCAGTGATCCGACCCTGTCGCTGATCCCCATGAACTCGGCCGCATTGATGGTCACAGCCTTCATTGCCTCTTCCTCCGGGAGCCCGAACGCCACCGCGACTCCAGCTTCCCAGGGCAGTCGGTTCGTATATAGAGAGCCTGACCCTCCGGAGATGGCGAATTTCACCCCAGCCTCATAGAGCCGAGCAGGCATAGTGTAGGCCCCATCGTATCCTTCGTATTCGCGACCGGGCGCGGCCATGGTCGACGTCAGGATCACGGGGATGTCATTGGCCACGAGTCGATCAGCCACATGGATTGCGTCGGCACCGCCACGAATCACGATCCTGACACCCTCTTCCTGTGCCCAGGTGATGGCGTCGTTGATCTGACCCGCCCCGTCCGCCGAAACCACGACCGGAATCTCTCCGTCCAGCGCGGGAACCATCGCCGCGTAGCGCGAGTCCGTCCGCACTTCCGCACCGGCCGCAGTGGCATCGCGATACGCGCGCGCTTCCGCAAAGAAGTCCTTGAGCTGCTGCACCTGTTCGGCATAGCTCGGCGGCGGATCCTGTGGAGCGCCTCCCCGTCCGCCGCGACCGCCGCGAGGGTTCGGGTTGGGCCAGTTCACGTTGAGGGCCGCAGCCGACTCCATAGACATCTCTTCCCAGTCCCATCCCTCGAGGCTCATCGCCGACGACATACCGGAGATGAGGCCGCCACCCGGGGTCGTGAGCGTGACGAGCACACCAGCGGAGCGGGAGGTGCCGATGTGACGGCTCTCCGCGTTGACCGCGACCTCGGCTCGAACGTTGGGGTTGAAGTCGCCGAGCTCGTTCACGTCGCTCGACACCCCAACCGCGCCGATCTCACTGATTCCCACCGTGCTGTAGGCATCAATGAGTCCGGGGTAGATGTGCTTTCCTGTGACATCGACCACGCGCGCACCTGCTGGAATTTCCACGTCGGCGCCGACGGCAACGATGATTCCGTCATTGAACACGATGGTTCCGTTCTCGATGACCCCATTCGTGATCGTGTGAATGGTGGCCCCCTGCAGCGCCACCGCTTCGGACTGCGGCGGCACGGTCATCCGCACCTGCGCCCCCACCGAAGTGGGCGACACGAACGGGGCAGCAAACGCCACGATCATCGCGGCGAGTGTCAGTGCTGTGACTGCGGCAACCCGGGACGTAATTGCCCTCATGGCTCCCCACTTCGTCATGGTCGTCGTCATGATCAGTTGCTCCCGCGCGATTCGCGCATGTTTTCGCCCTGGCTTTCACTCACCGAGAGAATGGCCTGGATGAGCTCGGTACGCTCACGGTCGATCTCTACCCGCAGGGCTGCGTCCTCCTCTAGGGAGAAATAGCGTCGCCCATCCACCCAAGTCTGTTCGGCTCGGGTGAACTGAGACAGCGGGTTCCCGCTCCAGATGACGAAATCACCGTCCTTGCCCTCTTCGAGCGAGCCCACACGATCGTTGATCGCCATGGCCCTCGCGGCCTGGTTGGTCACGGTCGACAGCGCCTGCTCTTGCGTGAGGCCGGTCCGAAGTAGCTTGCCGGCCTCCCAGTTCATGCGACTGGCGATCTCATTGTTATCAGAATGCAACGCGGTAACCACGCCGGCCTCGATGAGGATGCGAGCGTTGTACACGGAGGCGTCGTACGCTTCCATTTTGAATCCACCCCAGTCACTCCACACGACTGCGGCGACCCCGGAGGCAGCCAGCTCAGGCGCGATCTTGTACGCCTCTATCCCGTGCTGCAGAGTCTGAACCCGGAAGCCGAACTCCTCAGCAAGCCGGACCAGCGCTAGGAATTCGTCGGCGCGGTACCCGTGCGACGAGATCAGCAGTTCCTGGTTCAGGATGTCGAGGATGGCCTCCATCCTCAGGTCGCGCCGTGGGGGGATCCCCTCCTGACTGGCCTCCCAGCGGTTCCATTCGCGCTCATAGTCGCGAGCCGCTAGGAAGTGGTCACGAATGATCTCCTGCGTCCCCATTCGAGTGTCCGGATAACGCCCCTGACGCCGCTTTGGGTTCTCGCCCAACGCGAACTTCACTGTCCGAGGGGCATCCTTCAGCATGAGGTCCTCAGGCAGAGACCCCCATCGGAGCTTCACGAACACGTTTTCGCCACCAATGGGGTTCGCAGAGCCGTGCTTGATGTGCGCGGTCGTTAGCCCACCGGCAAGCTGCCGGTACATCCAGATGTTGTTGTGCGTGACCACATCGCCCATCTGAACTTCGGGCACGATGGCGAAGCCACTCTCGTTGATCGCGCTGACCCCGGAGTGAATGTGGGGGTCGATAAGCCCCGGCGTGACGTGCTTTCCGGTCGCGTCGATCTCTACCGCACCTCGGGGGGCGTCGAGATCCGTACCAATGGCCACTACCTGTCCGGCCTGGACGAGAAGATCAGCGTTCTCCATCCGTCCCAGAGGGCCCTGGCTCCATACGGTGGCGTTTCGCACGACCACCGCGGCGGGCTGCTCGGGAATCGACGGCCTCCCGTACTCCATCATCGGCCGAATGAACGGCAGGTCGATTTCAGGGACATTCATCGCCACTGTGCCCCGTGCTGCTCCCTCATAGATATCGGTGCGAGATCCTCGGAATGACGGATCTGCACCATTGGGCAGGGATGTCCATCCGTAGAAATCCTCACCCCGGACAGAACCGGCCAGAAGAGCGACTCCTTCGTATCCGAGTTCTTCACCGTCGAAGCGAACCTCGATGCGTCCCGTTTCTGCGATGACCTCCGCCGAAGCGAGATCGATGCTCGCGCCGCCTGGGCCGGCAACGTCGATAGACCCTCCGAGGCGGTTCAGCGGACCTTCCAGACGAAGAGTGGCTTCGAACCCCCACTCATCGTCTGATGCGATGGCCCAGGTGCCACGTGGGTCCACCTCCGGTGGTCTGGTGACCTCATATGCCTGACCGTGTACCCAGACATCCCGGACCGCGGCCTCTTCGGTAAAGAGATCGCCCTGACTCACGACGAGGTTAGCAACCCTGCCCTCTGCGATCGTGCCGTGGGTGTTTTCGAGCCCCAGGAGAGCGGCCGGCGTCGTGGTGAGCGCGGCCAGAGCATCTCTTGTGGAGAGCCCTCGTGCGACCGCAATGCGCAGGTTCGGCAGGAACTCATTCAGCGAGGAGAGACCGTCTGAAGTGATGGCAAAACTGACGCCCGCATCGGCCAGCTGGGCTGGGCTCGTGGGCGCCAGATACCAGTCACGGAGGTCGGCCAGGGTGGCGTTCAACGCCGATTCTGGGTCGTCGACCTCGGGAGCATCCGGGAAGCTCAGAGGAATGATGAGTGGATCGGTGCGTCCCTGCAGCACGTCGACGATCCGGTATTCCTCGCCGCTTCCTCGGTACCAAGCATCCACGCCATAATCTTGGGCCAGCTTGTGAGCCCGCAGGTACTCCTCTTCGCTACCCGTATCGAAGATGACCGGCTGACTGCCCATCACGGCTGCTTCAAGGGCACCCAGGGCTTCGCTGGTCTCGGGCGGCAGGACGGAGCGGCCACCGTCTTCGTAGGCGCCCCACGCTCTCATGTACCACTCGGCATCCATGAATGTCTGCTTTATGAGTGCGATCGTGCCCATGGCCGAGTTGGGGTAAGCGCCGCCCAACTGGAAGGAACGCTGAAAGCCGATGGCCTGAGCCAGATCCGGGCGCAGCACTCTGTCGCGGACCCCCGCATCACCAAGGTTCACGACCGAAGCGGTGCCCCGGAAAATGCCCTGCTTGGGCACGACCAGTGCCGTCCCGAAGCCCTGCGACCGAAGAGCAGCTCTGCGGTCGGCGTCGTCCTGAAGGTTGGCCGTGGTGCTGAACCAGGCGCGGACCTGTGGATTCCAGTGCGTTGGCCCCACATCCCCGCCCTCGGGGACCGCATCCATGCCGAGGTCTGCGTGAGCGTCGATGAACCCCGGATAAATCGTGTGACCTTCGAGATCCCAGACACGCGCGCCGGCCGGCGGCTGCATGTTACGACCCACCGCCTGAATGATTCCGTCCCGGATGACGATCGTCGCGCCGTCCAGAACCTGCCCAGGAGCCGTAACCACCCGTGCGCCAACAAGGGCGTGAAAGCCTGTGCCGTTGTCACGAATGCCCGCCACGGGCTGAGTCCGAGACGACTGCTGGGCCGTGAGTCCGCCCGTGAACAGAAGAGTGACTCCGATAAAAGAGAGGATTGCTCTCACGACAGTCTCCAAAAAAATGTACGGTGACCCACGGGGGTCTCCCTGCAGCGGGAAACCGGAACGCAGAGAAAGTACGGCGTCTAGCCTGGATGGCCATGCTCGCTAGGGCATCTCGTCAATTACGGCTTCGAACCGGGCCCTTTTGGAAGACCAGAAACCGGTATGACAAAAAACCACCCTTCAGTCCGGCCTGAAGGGCGTCGCCTCCCACCATGTTACCGAAAAACGGAAAGCGAGCGAGACGCAGTCTCCGAAGCAGCGGACTAAGCTTCCGGATAACGACATCTCTAGGCCGGCCCAGCCGAATGAGGGCTGTGAGATCGGTGTCGTCGACCGGCTCGAAGCCGACGGACTCGGCGGCGTACCGGCAATCGTCGGGCGTGGTGATGCCGGGCACGCGCCAACCCGCTCGGAAGTCCGAGACACAAGTCTGCTCCCGCTCTCTCAGCGAGCCGACCGCCGAAGTCAGGAAGTCATCGACCACGATCATGTGCCCGCCGGGGAGGAGATGATCAGACGCCCAACGAAAGAAACGCTCCGGCGAGGGCGCGTGCGCGAACGACTCAACCGCCACGACGACGTCCGCGGCAACCGCCAGTGGGGTGACAAGGAAATCACCGAGGTGAATCAGACACTGACCCTGGAGCCCCTTCTCGGCCACGATCCGATTTGCGAGCTGGTGCTGACGAGGACTGATGGTGATGCCGTGGAGGCTACTCCCCGGAAGGGACACCGCCAAGTGGAAAAGAGTGCCACCCACCCCGCATCCCATGTCCAGAATGGTGGAGGTTGAGTCGGAGCGAACACGCTCGATCTCTGTCGCAATGAGTCCGTTCACATAGCTCGAAGCTTCGCTCGCGTTTCGAACCCCTGGTCCCCACAACTGCCGATGGATGGACAGCGCACTACCACTACCACCAACGAAGAGGAAGCGAGCCGTATTGCTGTCGTAGTAACCCGCGACGTCTGGGGCCTGCATGGGCCTACTTCCCGGACAGATCGCTGTGGAGCATGTCACCGAGCCAGTGGCCGGCCCTCTCCACTTTGGCCCGCACGTAAGGCAGGTTGTGGGGATTCAGCGTACCGTGCAGGGGTTCGCGAGCCGTGACCTCGATGCCTCCCTCTTCGAGGGCCCTCACTTTCTCGGGGTTGTTCGTGAGAATGCGAACACGTTCGACACCCAGGTGCTGAAGCATGCCAACGGCGGCGTCATAGCGGCGCTCGTCTGAGCCGAAACCCAGGACCTGGTCCGCATCGATCGTATCGAGCCCTTCGTGCTGCAACGCATAGGCTCTCAGCTTATTTCCCAGGCCGATGCCCCGCCCCTCTTGTTGCATGTAAAGGAGCACCCCGCCACCAGCAGCGGCGAACGAGGTGAGACTTCCACGCAACTGCTCGCCACAATCGCAGCGCAGGCTGCCGAAGAGATCTCCCGTGAGGCACGCCGAGTGGATCCGCACCGGTAACGGATCCGGCCAATCCTTCTCATCGCCAATGAGGATGGCCACATGTTCGACGAGACCATTGTCTTCCCGAAACAGCATAAAACGGGCCTCCTCTGCGTCCTTTAGCGGTACCTGAGCCTCGCTGACATGCGTGACGACCACCTCGGTGCCCGGGGTAGCGGTAAGGGTTCGCACGTGCTCGGCCTCCACCCGAAGTGTCGCTCCGGACTCGAGCGCGGCTCGAAGCTCGGGAACACGAATTGGATGCGCACGTACCGTCACGACCGCGGGCAGCAGGCGACCGAAACGCACGAGATCGAGCGCAGCCACCTCCGTCTCGGTGGCGACCCTCGCGTCCAGCCGGGACGGGTTGAATCCTTCCGGGGCACTTGCCAGTCGGAACAACTCCGTCGGCGTCTCGCCATTGAATGCCAGACTCACACCTGTCAATGGCCCATCTCCCGAAGGGACACTCACACCCATGCTCTCGGCACGCCGAGGAGTCACGACGAGCCTCAACGCTCCGGAACCGAGTCTTTTCAGTTCCTCAAGGATCGCAGGGTCGAGACCCTCAACGGGTGCACAAAGCACACAGGCCTCGGGGTCACCCGCTCCAGTCAAGCACACGGGTCGCCCGCGGCGCAGATCGAACAGGCATCTCTCTACCTCGTGCATCCTGGGCTTTGACCTCATGGCAGTCGAGCGTCCCAACGCCTCGGTGCGATAGGACTGATCCGTATCGTCCCCGGCAGGGAGTCGGAGTTCCGCCGGGGTTCGCGTCTCCGACGGGACCAGAAGGATACCACGGCGACGCAGTCCTCGCCCCAATTCAAGGCTGCTCGACACATAGATCAGCG from Longimicrobiales bacterium includes the following:
- a CDS encoding amidohydrolase family protein is translated as MKLQRLVQLALTCVMLTACGGEDADNFDLVITHGRVIDPESGLDGVRSVGIRDGKVASIVEGELTGRRTIDATGHVVSPGFIDLHEHGQSEEAYSYMVRDGVTTALELEVGTADIHGFYADREGGQIVNYGASIGHIGVRMELLGDPGAGILPAGIGGSGSITAEQLDEMERRIREGLDQGAVAVGFGSAYTPGAEMSEIERMFGVAAESGASAHIHMRGGLSGFDSTVAAARRTGVSLHFVHINSSAGDDIDAFLDGVQTAVDAGQDVTTETYPYGAGMTEIQSALFDDWESWPEERFELHQLVSSGERATRETFAQAREEGGAVIIHGRTEEVTRKAVVSPLTMIASDGFIVDGRGHPRTSGSYSKVLGQYVRDEGVLSLPEAIRKMTIEPARRLEATVESMASKGRLQVGADADITIFDPATVIDRSTYLDATIPSTGIAWVIIAGEVVVELGEVTAARPGRAVRGRVR
- a CDS encoding c-type cytochrome; protein product: MLKLVAGVLGLALVISPGAGAQQAAGAVLLGQGQQLYEEKCALCHQDSGAGDPPAFPALSGSDQLEDPLRVVRTIRLGKEHMPPFPGLTADEITGLVNYVREAWANGSRSVTTEEVAEVLKGLEDAGPVVSVWDGVFTEAQAGRGEAVYAGACGWCHGHRLNGAPDDPDMRSTPPLARARFLRVWEDRSLATLFAYTRATMPEDNPESMTEQEYVDALAYMLAFGGIPAGEDELLPDLPSLARVIIRPQH
- a CDS encoding amidase family protein — translated: MISARLRITCFALFGTFLLAACSGGEPDPGTAATYTVVEVPLHQISEDLASGRTTSMEITEAYVERIEAMDGSLNSVITVATDALDQAAASDARRAAGEELSALDGVPMLFKDNLDAVGMPTTAGSYALENNYPTVDSEVVRRLRAAGVIILGKANLSQFAGFRNTASLNGSTVGGGTHNPYDPTRTAAGSSNGSGIAAAMSFAAATIGTETAGSIVGPSSVNGVVGMKPTIALVSRRGIVPISLTQDSSGPMARTVRDVALLLEVIAGTDPGDPWSADADANKADYVAALSTEALQGKRLGFLRPTGSSAESVGPLFDAALEVLSAQGADLVELPGDALVDTRPEMRVILLQDFKVDLNAYLRGTPSTVSVRTLADLIDFSRNDPRESMHSMEYWEDAQATDGGRQNPNYIASLEAGKRLAQEDGIDRLLREYDVDALVTPTGAPAAVLQPDGTPGPGPIPEGARGTRPPSLTATAAVAGYPLISVPMGLVDGLPIGLSFVGTAWTEAVLISLAYDYEQASMSRIPPPMAITSRRSSN
- a CDS encoding amidohydrolase family protein, whose amino-acid sequence is MRAILSFIGVTLLFTGGLTAQQSSRTQPVAGIRDNGTGFHALVGARVVTAPGQVLDGATIVIRDGIIQAVGRNMQPPAGARVWDLEGHTIYPGFIDAHADLGMDAVPEGGDVGPTHWNPQVRAWFSTTANLQDDADRRAALRSQGFGTALVVPKQGIFRGTASVVNLGDAGVRDRVLRPDLAQAIGFQRSFQLGGAYPNSAMGTIALIKQTFMDAEWYMRAWGAYEDGGRSVLPPETSEALGALEAAVMGSQPVIFDTGSEEEYLRAHKLAQDYGVDAWYRGSGEEYRIVDVLQGRTDPLIIPLSFPDAPEVDDPESALNATLADLRDWYLAPTSPAQLADAGVSFAITSDGLSSLNEFLPNLRIAVARGLSTRDALAALTTTPAALLGLENTHGTIAEGRVANLVVSQGDLFTEEAAVRDVWVHGQAYEVTRPPEVDPRGTWAIASDDEWGFEATLRLEGPLNRLGGSIDVAGPGGASIDLASAEVIAETGRIEVRFDGEELGYEGVALLAGSVRGEDFYGWTSLPNGADPSFRGSRTDIYEGAARGTVAMNVPEIDLPFIRPMMEYGRPSIPEQPAAVVVRNATVWSQGPLGRMENADLLVQAGQVVAIGTDLDAPRGAVEIDATGKHVTPGLIDPHIHSGVSAINESGFAIVPEVQMGDVVTHNNIWMYRQLAGGLTTAHIKHGSANPIGGENVFVKLRWGSLPEDLMLKDAPRTVKFALGENPKRRQGRYPDTRMGTQEIIRDHFLAARDYEREWNRWEASQEGIPPRRDLRMEAILDILNQELLISSHGYRADEFLALVRLAEEFGFRVQTLQHGIEAYKIAPELAASGVAAVVWSDWGGFKMEAYDASVYNARILIEAGVVTALHSDNNEIASRMNWEAGKLLRTGLTQEQALSTVTNQAARAMAINDRVGSLEEGKDGDFVIWSGNPLSQFTRAEQTWVDGRRYFSLEEDAALRVEIDRERTELIQAILSVSESQGENMRESRGSN
- a CDS encoding FAD-binding protein; translation: MATKDDRPSQDSTLENEDGLNRRDFVKTGVAAGLGSAALFEPTEAQAQVPAGASGQVVWDYEVDVVIAGGGCAGLTAAIRAVDRGASVLVVDQNFDLGGRMLHSAARMSLGGGDPVQQRDMRGESDREGLITVDPIEDPEELDDSVEILFTDLTDWSVLDPKGQAPYRYNEPELARAWAENCPATRQFLIDNYVRFSRVSSTHGGGGLSRARLANCFLMLGDVTDMKAGTVTAEDAGVADRERSSAFSPLRMNNASRMVGPNAVTNGAALSRPLEFSAREKGVDFMLHRRFDEIVREQPFSGRVLGIRAHYSPRYHPETGEILQGLWQNGNIDERRETVNIRARQAVILASGGHAGNPEVRSMFYPAMREPAFPTSGRALLGPGGQDGSALVAGLRVGANLAGMQQNLSYYTTFHVSTRLGTRDAYTGMMPGHPTFGFRGSAGFNVGSSGFEEFIAVNQVGKRFFNEVRLPARPGPSAYPGDRGAPGRGLDHTPVDWRNCRKEWVRDMYNYDHGVHAALALNEGSEAPEYYSGPIWAIFDQDAVDRNGWELRYPFVSDNGYYFQADTIDELAAKVEADHEFQRVPLNYLAETVTTWNGYVESGTDPEFEREVDAPMNRIGTPPFYALSIMVIWHDSYGGLRVNGRQQVVDMQGKVIPGLYAGGEAVGGFNKHGLGKGHVHGYIAGTHAVEEPSS
- a CDS encoding amidohydrolase family protein, whose protein sequence is MTTTMTKWGAMRAITSRVAAVTALTLAAMIVAFAAPFVSPTSVGAQVRMTVPPQSEAVALQGATIHTITNGVIENGTIVFNDGIIVAVGADVEIPAGARVVDVTGKHIYPGLIDAYSTVGISEIGAVGVSSDVNELGDFNPNVRAEVAVNAESRHIGTSRSAGVLVTLTTPGGGLISGMSSAMSLEGWDWEEMSMESAAALNVNWPNPNPRGGRGGRGGAPQDPPPSYAEQVQQLKDFFAEARAYRDATAAGAEVRTDSRYAAMVPALDGEIPVVVSADGAGQINDAITWAQEEGVRIVIRGGADAIHVADRLVANDIPVILTSTMAAPGREYEGYDGAYTMPARLYEAGVKFAISGGSGSLYTNRLPWEAGVAVAFGLPEEEAMKAVTINAAEFMGISDRVGSLEPGKQATLLITTGTPLDMTSDIEQSYIQGREIDMMDIQKFFFEKYMQKVIQNRRVVS